TGTTTTATAATCTAAAGGAAAGTTTCTTCCCAGCTCTGCGGCCCCCGGTCGAGAGCAGACGTGCGGTGGTGGGGCGGGCCCTGCCTGCACCGGGGCCTGGCGCCCGTTCCCTGCACAGGTGACGCCGCGGAGGGTCTTTAGGGAAGCCGGGGGCCCGCGAGTGACCGGAAGTGCCCGCAGCCCCGGCCGGCGCCGCCTCCATTTGCCGACGGCACCTGAGCCCGCACTTCTCAAAATGAAGGTGGCGGGTCCCAGGCCGGTTCCAGCCGGCTGTTGCCATGGTTTTCACCGGGAGGCACAGGGGCAGGGTCATGTGACCGCGGAGGGAAATGCCTTAGTCACGTGACCTCCGGGTGGCCTGGTGAGCCTGCAGGAAGTGCCCCTGCCGGCCGCTGGGTGCTGCCCGGCCCCGATGGGAGGCCACGGGCCGTCAGTCCCTCCTCAGCCGGGCGGGCGGGCAGTGGTCACCGTGGATGCCACAGCAGCCCCGGCCCTCAGCACATCCCGCCTTCTAGACGCTTCTCCTTGGGGCAGTGCCCGCCCGCAGTGAGGGACACAGTGGCCGGCGTTCGGCTTCCATGGACGTGGGCTCAGGACAGCTGCTCTGAGCCTGTGCGTCGGGGGCCTTCCCAGCGCTGCCCGTGGCCTGCGTGCAGGTCGGGGCCCACGGGGAGAGTCGAGCGTCTCCCCAGAACCAGAGCAGGACCCCAGGGTCAGAGTCGGGGGGCCGGTGGGACACCGCGGGCCTTAGAGAACAACAGTCCCCAGAGCTCACCGAGTGGGAGGGCTGGGGTCGCCCGCGGACGGCCCACCCGGGCTGGACACGATGGGTGCAGCCAGCCCTTCTCCGCTCTCTCTCCTCGCTGGGGCCTCCCCTAGGGACCATCCCACCCGCCCGGGACCAAGGGCCCAGGGCCGACAGCTCTGCGCGCTGTCTCAGTCCGCGGCCGCTCCCTGGCTCACAGCGCCACCTGCCGGGCGTGCGGCCAGAGGAGGCCCGGTCCTTCCAGAGGCTTCTGCGGGGAAGGAAGCCGGCCTGCTTGGTGCTCCCCGGGGCCCCAGTGAGCCACGGGTGAACGCTCGCTGCAGAGAACATGGCGCCTGCCCGTCGCCGGCACCTGGGTGACCTTGTCCTGACGGAGCAGGAGGACACAGGGACCCGGTGCTGCGGGCGCCACACTCCTGGCCCATGGGCTCCAGGAGAGGAGAACATGGCCCCGGCTGCCCCGGGCGTCCGACAGAACCAGCCTGTTGGAAGCAGAGGGGGGTACGGGGCTGAAACGGACGAGTGTCCCGGGGCATGGGTGGCACGGCTGGGGTGAGCTGGGTGTCTGTTAGAGTCGGGGTGTGGACACCCGCTGTGGGCAGCTTGGATGGGCCGCGAGGGCTCAGGTTATGAGAACTGACTTCCGCTTGCTAGTTGATTTTAAACACGCTCCGGGCACGTGTGGCCTCGTGGTGGGGAGACCCTGCGGGACTGTCCAGTGGGGGGCGGTTTGGCCTGGGCAGAAGGACATCAGGGACCCACAAAGACTCTGGGCTCAGCCTCCTGACGGGTGCCGAGCTGGCCCCAGATCACAGCAGGGAAGGACACCGTGGAGTTTTCTAGAATGGCATGTCCCTCTTGGGTCCTGGCTCTTACAGTGGACCTCAGTGTGGCCTGAGGGGTCCAGAGCAaggaggcagggcctggggggtCAGGGGACGTTCTGTCCGCTGATGGTGCTGCGTCTGCCTCCACAGTGACACACGGCCCGAGAGGAGGGCACCTTCGCCCGACGTCATCGTGCTGTCGGACAGCGAGCAGCCAGCCAGCCCGCGGGTGAACGGGCTCAGCAAGCTGGCCCTGCGGGACACCAGCGCCGAGGCCCTCCTGGTGAGCTGCctgccgcttggccccctgcccCTGCNNNNNNNNNNNNNNNNNNNNNNNNNNNNNNNNNNNNNNNNNNNNNNNNNNNNNNNNNNNNNNNNNNNNNNNNNNNNNNNNNNNNNNNNNNNNNNNNNNNNAGCGTCTCTGAAGTTCTCTTCGCTCTTCTTCGGGCGTGGGATCCAGCTGGCGGCGGTGTCGCCGTCGGTGGCTGGGGGGTCCTGGCCCGCTGACCGGCCGCGCCACCCCCTCTGTGCCCCTGCAGGCGGGGCCCTCACCTTTGTCGGCCCAGGCCTGGCCGTGCACAAGAGCGCCCCGGCCGTCGACCGCCAGCGTGAGTACCTCCTGGACATGATCCCGCCGCGCTCCGTCCCCCCTTCGGCCGCCTGGAAATAGCGCGGGGGGCCCGGCCCCCTGCCCCTCCATCGCCGTGGACCCCACGGACATCCTGCGCTCGGGAAGCCGCCGACAGGGCGCAGCGGCCCGGCCCGGCCACGGGAGAGCCGCCCCGTAGGCCAAGGGGCTTCCGCCAGGGACGGACTGTCCCCTgggcttccttcccttctctctttgcctttagTTTGCCCGTCACCAGCAGAAACAAGGACTTTTGGGGGCTGGCTCAGCCCCCGGCAGGCGTGCAGCTCACCCCGGACACTGTGAGGCCCTCGGATGGGGCGAGCCCAGGGCTGGAAAGTCGAGCGGGGGCTGCTTTTCGCGTTCGCTTCTGCCGGCCTCGGCTCCCAGCCTTTGCCTCCCACCATGGCGATCCACAggctgaaatattttttaaatcacctcACGATGATGGAGTTAGtgatgataaaagaaaaagtgaactgCACAGCCACAGGGATCCCTGCTGGGCAGAGCATCCCGCCAGCCCCGTGCCCAGGAGGGCGGGTGGCTAACCGGCCGGTGCCCGCGACAGTCCCTCAGGCTGCTCCTGCGGCCCCCGCAGAAAGCCCTCCGTTGCTGCTCGTTCCGACACCCCAGGACTTCTCGCACTCAGCAGAAGAACAAACTGCAACCCCGACCTAGCCAGAGAACCAGGAATTctggaagccccgggctgccggcgCAAGACCAGGAGATTGATAGCAAACCCCGGAAGTAGGAGGGGGGCTGTTGTTTCTTTGACgtgttttttactttattttattaaatctctgccttttcttttcctactGATTTTGGTGGACGAGATCTcgagccccccacccccgaccTGTGCGACCTGTGCCCCATCGGGGTGGGCACACACAGGGGGGCCCGGTTTGGGGGGCTTCCCTCCTGCCTCACTTCCGCCACCTCAGGATTCGGTCTGGGTCTAGTTTAGAAACCTTCCCGCCACTGGGGGAGAGCTCATGGCGCGTTttcagatttcctttttttttttttttttacccccttaGAATCTCCAGAAATGTCTTTTAAAGGATCAGGTCTGCTGtagttatgttttgtttttttctctctctttaaaaatcGGGTTCCCGAGGAAGGGTAGAAGCCAGCCTGTTTGTCCTTCATGCTGGTGCCGCCCGCTGTGTGGGAGACGGGGGCCCCTCGCCCAGGCCAGCCCCGGCCCTGGCCCCCTCCTGACCGCAGTTACACTTAATTTAAAATCCTCATTTTGTAGGGCCCCCTTCAGACGCCATTACTACAACGTTCTAATAAAAGCGTGTTTAACTCCCTTTCTCCTGTCGTGTGGATCCTGTCAGCGTCGAGGAGACGTTTCTGACACGCAGTGGAGAACCCAGATTGGAGAACGTTCTAGTTTTTTGTTGCATAAAGCCCAGCATTTCTCAGTGCATTTTTGTTTTGCGTGCTTAACTCAGATGGGCCGAGGCAGTACGGGAAGGCCTGGGGGTTTGGGGACAAGGAGGGAACTTGACATTCAGGAGGAGGAGAGGGTGTGTGTCTTTTACACCAAAAAATTCAAGAGCGTGCGAGCGTTTCTATTTCTCGCAGTTTTCCATGTGCCTGGTAAATAAATACCTGTCTTTTCGCTACCCTAAGCTCTGGTCCTCTCTGTTCAGTGTTTTCCCCATCCTGGAAGGAGGGGCAGGTGGACCCCCTGCCTCTGAGCAACGCTGGGGAGCGGGACGGCCCGGCTGGTCCTTGGCACGAGGGGCTGCACCCGCCCCACTCCCCACCGCACCTCCGTCACCGCTCAGGAACCATCTCAGGCCCGGCCGGACGCCTCTCCCAGGCCCGGGGCTGCTCACCAGACCTGTGAGTTCAGCGCCAACTGTGACCCCACGGAGGGGTCGGGGGGCTGGGCTGGCTCAGGGGTCCCCTCCGTGGTTCATCAGGGACAGCACGCTGCAACTTCACGGCGGCTTCTTAAAGGGCAAGAATGTGAGATGCCTTAATCTTCAGTTCATTTCTACTGTCTTGAAACTGCAACCACCCCCTTCGTGCTTTAGTTTCCCCTTTGTCCCAAATGGGTGGCTCTGAGAGGATGTTCGTGATGATGTGCGTGGCGTTTCAGTGCAATGCGCTATTAAATACCTCTCCGGGTGGGGCAGGGTGGCCTGGGAGAAGGCGTTCCTCAGCATCGAGGGTGACGGGCCAGCCCAGAGCAGCCCTCGGGACCAGCCGGGGCGCCGCCGGGGGTCCCAACCCAGCCTGGCCAGGCCATCCCGCAGCCCAGAAGAACAGGAGCTGACAGTTAAAACCCACGGACACTTGTCACAGCCCCGGATTACCTGTGACATGAGCCATTGGGAACCTAAAAATGTGGGGTTCCAGAGCTCATCTCACCTGTTTTTAACTGGGAGGGTGGGGACGTGGGCACGTGTGACATTGCCGCGGGGACACCGTgcggacacacagacacacacacccactCTCGGGGCCGCCCCGTGCCCTCCCACCCTGGCCTGGTCACCGGAACTCCAGCTAGTGCTTCAGGCAGCACATGTCCGGACGTGGGCTGGGGCCTCCTCTCGGGGTGGCCTCGGGGCCATTGCTGTCGCCACACCTCTGTGAAGGTACAGAGGGAACCCCCCGTTTCCCGGTGGCCCCCAGGTCCTCCCGGGCCTGTTGGAGAGACCCAGGCTGCTGGGTCCCATGTCAAGATGCTCATCGGGTCTCGGCGCGGTCACCGTGGGACCCTGCTGCCCCACCCAGGCTCCATCCGCGCGTTAGGCTGTGCAGACGTTCGCCTCGACCCCTCGGACTGTGCGCTTTTCAAAACAGCAAGCGTTTGTAATCCTTCGGCAGAGGACTGTGATGGGCAGTTCCAGCAGCGCAGGgtattgcttttgtttgtttgttttctttgggggggtggtggtggggacatTGTCACTTGTATTTATTGTGACTCTGAATCTTTGATaaaacagaaatgttaaaaagtaataataataaatgtttgccaCCAAACCTGGATAGACACGTCCCAATACGTGCAGAGGCTGCATCGACACCTCGTGGTATCTTCAGACTATTTTAGAACCTGAAGGACAACAGAGTCACGGACGACATGCACCTCTACTTCTGCCCTGTCCCCTCGGCCCTGGCTCCCGACACACCGTGAGCATCTGTGTCCAGCTCCGGGGGTGGTTTGGAGACTCCGGGAAGGGGGTGCAGTGGGGTGTTAACCTTTGACCTAATGGAGGAAGCCCTGGCTCCATTTCCCACAGGGCTGGAGCCCCTCCCCAGCTGGGCAGCTTGGACATGGGACCCCCATGGGCTGAAGGTTCGGGCAGGAAGGCTTGCTGGGTTTTGCCCCTCGGGCTGCCCTCGCCTGAAGGCCGCCTCCAGCCGCCACGCCAGAGTGGCAGATTTTTCCAGAACACTTCCCAGGCTTGGCACCGCATTGGGTGATTTTGCCATAGAATGTGAAGTTACAGGTGGCTGTTCTTTAATAAACGCAGGGGCTACCCACAGCTCAGGACGCTTCCCGGGCACAgagccagccagccagctccGAGGGGAGCCGTCCCTCACGAGGAACCTCAGAACTGTAGACCGTCTCCCTCAAATTGTGGTCCTCGGGTGAGGCCTGTGGGCGCAGCCCCCCCTCCCGAGGAACTGGcatccttttcatttttcctcttgcTTGGTTTTGTTTGCAGTCTGCCAAGGCTGATCACCCCATTTCACGCAGCTgtaagtgggggtgggggcagcagtgAAACCCCAGCCTAGCCAGCTCTGCCAGATACCCTGGCTGCTACCACATGCTGGAGCGCCGGCCACAGGGGTTGTGCTTGTGCTTACTCATGGGCTGCTGTTGGGGAGCTCAGCCCCCTGCACCTCCCCAAGGGTGGGAGTGTGTCCCGGGCCCCCAGGGTTGACGCCTGGGATTGGGGTCTGTCCCCCACCTCTTTCCCCTGGCCCCAGCCCGTCACAGATTGACAGCCCTGATGGAGGGACATGGTGGGAACAGAATCACACCTTGGGGGCagagagcctcagtttccttgtctgcaaaatAGGGGTGGGCAGGGGCACAAGTCTAAAGCAGTTGAGGATGGGAAAAGGAGAGCTGGCACCCGAtccccacatcaccagggagccATGCCAAGTGAGTGAGCAGGGGTGGCACCGGCCAGGGCCACAAGGTGGGCAGCCACTCGGGGCTTGTGTGCCCGCAGGTGGAGCAGCTcctggggaggaggcagggagaatTAGGGTGTAGGGGGACTGCTCCCATACACCGCAAATGAGAGCCATTGTTGCCACACTCCCCCAGGCCCTGTAGGGTCTGCCCCCGACATGCACCCTTCTCTCGCCCCCTTCCCTTGAACTCTCTGGCCTCCCCCGGGCAGGCCTTTGCTTGGAGCCCTTTACCCCTACCCCTTACTATGGCTGATTCCTTCTGGGCTCGCCTCAACTGTCATCAGTTAAGACACCCTGTCTGGACACAGCCCTGCCCCCCACTTAGCACAGTTgacaattattttgttttcatgcccttttttttttttaacttaatttttctgGACTTTTCCCTTGTGTCCCCACTGAGGGCAGAGATGTATCCAAGCTTCTGTTTGCTGAGTCCCAGAGCCCGGCTGTCACACGTGCTCAACAAATGCACAAAACACGTGAACAGACGACTAAGTGACTCAGCTTGTCCACCTGGCCCGTGTGCAgtcccccatctcacccccagACTCTGTCCCAGGGgtgtggggctggggggggggctgGTAGGCAGGGACTAGCCAAGGGTGAGGGGGGTGGTTTGCTGCTTCAGACAGATCTGGGTTCGAATTCCGGCTGTGTTCTTGGGCCAGCAGTCTGTcttgtgggcctcagtttcctcaactggaaACACTCACTTCCCTTTGGGACAGTCCCACCCGCCACCACTTCCATCCTGAAACACAGGAGTGCTGGGGTCTGCTtgccccccagcccagcccagcccagcccagcctcccCATTCCCAGGACGGTCATGACCCCAGGGACAACCCCGAAGCCCCTCGGAGTCAGCTTGGGCTGGGGAGCTCCAGCTCAGGATTCGAATCCTCCCAACTCCCTGTTGAGACCTGGGATAGAGCTTCAGCTTGCCTCTAAAACGGGGCGCCCGCCCCTGCCTTCCCCGGGGAGCGTGAGACACCCCACCTCCCCTGCTCCGAAAAGGGGGCCACAGCCAGAGCCAGGTGCGAGGAAGAGCGAGTTTATTGCCAGTTCCAGCGGGGGCAGCGGCAGGAGCGCACCGTGCCCCCGCTGGCCTCCGCAGCTGCCCTGGGGACGGCCGCCGTCCGACAGTCCGCTCCCCGCAGCGTCAACCAGCAGCCTCCGGCCGCCGAGCGACAGGCTCTCCTTCCGCGCAGGCGCAGTGCTTCCGTCTCTCGTCCCGCCCCCTCCCGGGGCCTGCCGCCGGGACTCGAGGATGCGCATGCGCCCTCCCgcgctggggtggggggtggagggtggagggtcGTGGACCAGGAGCTGGGTTCAGAGCAGGGACTGCTGCGGCCCTGCCGTGGGGGATGAGGAGGGTAAGGGAGGAAAAGCGCGCTCGCAGCGGATCCCGGAGCCCGTGCGCAGCGCCCCGACGGCGGGGACCGCGGGGAGCCCGACGCCTAGCCGGAGTCCCCGGAGCGCAGCCAGCCGTTGCGCACCACTTGGCCCGCCGAGGGCCTGGCCGACGGGCTGAACTGCAGCAGCGCGGCGATGAGGGCCTTGCAGCGCTCGGGCAGCTCCAGGCCGTCGGGGTACAGCACGCCGCGCTTCTGGCGCCGGGGCAGGCCGGCGATGTCCGAGTCGTCGAAGGGCATGCAGCCGGTGACCATGACGTAGAGCACGACGCCCAGGCTCCACACGTCGTACTTCTTGGGGTCGTAGGGGATGCCCAGGAGCACCTCGGGCGACGCGTAGGCGGCCGAGCCGCAGTAGGTGGTGCTCAGGTCGGGGTAGCCGTGGGCCTGGCGGCCGAAGCCGAAGTCGGTGAGCTTGACGCGGCGCTCGTCCGGGCTCAGCAGCACGTTCTCGCACTTGAGGTCGCGGTGCACCAGGTGGTGGTCGTGCAGGTAACGCACGGCGCCGGCGATCTGCGCGAAGAGCTCGCGCGCCTGCGCCCCGGGAATGCGCCCGTTGCGCTGCACCGCCTGCAGCAGGTCGGTGGCGGCCGCCTCCATCACGATGTACAGTTTCCCGTTGCACACCTCGATGAACTCGAAGACGTGCACGATGTGCGGGTGCCGCACGCCCCGCAGGATGGACAGCTCGCGGGGCAGGAACTTGTTGACGAAGTCCGGCGGCGCGCGCCGCCGGTCCACCACCTTGATGGCCACCGTCCCCTTGTACTTCTTGGACGTGGCCACCTTGACCTTGGAGTAGCTGCCCTCTCCGATCGTGCGGCCCAGCTTATAGCCGAGTTCGCTCAGGAGTTTGTCGCCCGACATGGTGGCGCCCGGGGCGCGCGGAGAGCAGGAGGCGGCTGCTGTCGGGGGGCGGCCGGACTCCGATCTCGGGCCTAACCCATGGCGTTTGGCACCTGCACCCCCGCACCCCCATGTGCCCACTCCCGGGCCCCCGCCGCCGCGGCGCCCTTTATTGCCGCGGTAACAATTTCTGCCTTGTGAAGTGACCGCGGGCGTCACCCCGCCCCGCGGTGGGGGGTCACCCCGCCCCGCCGGCCCCCCAAGCCCCTCGCGCTTTGTGACTCATAATCACCCGTGGGGGTCCAGTTCCCGAGCAGGGGCCTCTCGCCAGGGGTCCCGAGCACCCCCGGGGAGCGGAATCGTGCCTGGGATTGTGGCGCCGAATCCGGGCAGCCGTCACTTCCCACCCAGCCCCCAACTCCGTGTACCCGGCCGGTGGCCATGTGGGGCCCCGAGCTGCTCGCAGAGCGCCCCCGAGGGGGAGAAAACGGGGAAGGGGGCTTGAGGCCGGGACCAGGGGATCTCGGGGGTCCTGTCCCGCCCGCGCAGCGCCCGACGGAAGGTGGCGCGAGTTGCTTTCTTGCAAGGACCAGGGCGACCCGACGGGGCTCCAGGCGCCGACGCGCACCGGCCTACACCCAAGCCGgcggggagaggggagaaggacaCCCCCAGCCGGTCCCCGCCGCACTAGCGAGCGGAGCAGCGCCCCAAGACCAGCCCCAAGACCAGCCCCCAGCTCCCCGGGAGGCGGCAGCGGCACTTCCGCCACACTCAACATGGCAGCGCGCTGGGGGGGGGGGCGTTGCGTCCCGGTAGGCACGTGACTTCCGCCCGCGACCGGAAGCGCAGGGTCCTGCGAACATGGCGGCGTCGAAGGTGGGGCAGGACATGCCCCCGCCGGGGGGCTATGGCCCCATCGACTACAAGCGGAACCTGCCGCGTCGGGGACTGTCGGGTCAGTGTGGCCCCGTGTCGGGATCGGGGGCGCCGCGGCGGGGCCGGGGTGATGGTGGGAGCAGCTGCTGCGCTCTGCGCGGTTCTTGGCCGAGGCTGTCGGGCGGGTTCAGGATCCCCGAttcccagatggggaaactgaggcccgggggGAGGCTGCGACTCCACCAGGAGCCCCCGGGCAGCGCCAGGGCCGAAACCCGAAGCCCTGAGGGCGTTTCAGGGATGTTCAGTGCCCTGGTTCCCGGGCCCGGGAATCTGTATTCTTTGCAGATTCAAATGCTTTAAATGACGTTTAACATTTTGCTGCTGGGTGCTACTCGAGAAAAATGTAAAAGGCGCCCGTGCCGAGTGATCACCCGGGGTTAACAGAAATACAGCATTTAAGACGGATTCGAGGGTCCATACACTTGCCCTAACT
Above is a window of Choloepus didactylus isolate mChoDid1 chromosome 25, mChoDid1.pri, whole genome shotgun sequence DNA encoding:
- the TSSK6 gene encoding testis-specific serine/threonine-protein kinase 6; translated protein: MSGDKLLSELGYKLGRTIGEGSYSKVKVATSKKYKGTVAIKVVDRRRAPPDFVNKFLPRELSILRGVRHPHIVHVFEFIEVCNGKLYIVMEAAATDLLQAVQRNGRIPGAQARELFAQIAGAVRYLHDHHLVHRDLKCENVLLSPDERRVKLTDFGFGRQAHGYPDLSTTYCGSAAYASPEVLLGIPYDPKKYDVWSLGVVLYVMVTGCMPFDDSDIAGLPRRQKRGVLYPDGLELPERCKALIAALLQFSPSARPSAGQVVRNGWLRSGDSG